A genomic stretch from Methylorubrum extorquens includes:
- a CDS encoding putative transcriptional regulator, Crp/Fnr family (Evidence 3 : Putative function from multiple computational evidences; Product type r : regulator): MANPLVRKLENFIRLTSEEKQALEKIAQPTRRLGPREDVVRDGDWPRHVNVVLEGWACRYKQLEDGRRQVISIFLPGDLCDPHVFVLRKMDHSLGTLTSVVLAEISETAIRELAQQFPRVAEALWWEMLVTAAIQREWTVSLGQRLATERLGHLFCELFLRLRAVGLTNDTSCEFPITQADLGDAMGLSTVHINRTLKELRAAGLIRLRGRQLTIPDFSALQATSLFDPAYLHYERNPLNTDED; encoded by the coding sequence GTGGCAAACCCGCTCGTCCGCAAGCTGGAAAACTTCATCCGCCTCACTTCCGAAGAGAAGCAGGCGTTGGAGAAGATTGCCCAGCCGACACGAAGACTCGGACCGCGTGAGGACGTGGTTCGTGATGGCGACTGGCCGCGTCACGTCAACGTCGTGCTCGAAGGCTGGGCCTGCCGCTACAAGCAGCTTGAGGACGGGCGCCGTCAGGTCATCTCGATCTTCCTGCCCGGTGATCTCTGCGATCCGCATGTCTTCGTTCTGCGGAAGATGGACCACTCGCTCGGCACGCTGACCTCGGTGGTGCTCGCGGAGATTTCGGAAACCGCCATACGGGAGCTCGCCCAGCAATTCCCGCGCGTGGCGGAGGCGTTGTGGTGGGAAATGCTCGTGACGGCGGCGATTCAGCGCGAATGGACCGTCAGCCTCGGTCAGCGGCTGGCGACTGAGCGGCTCGGGCATCTGTTCTGCGAACTGTTCCTGCGCCTGCGCGCCGTTGGACTGACGAACGACACGAGTTGCGAATTCCCGATCACCCAGGCCGATCTCGGGGATGCGATGGGGCTTTCCACCGTCCACATCAATCGCACCCTCAAAGAATTGCGGGCGGCGGGCTTGATCCGCCTGCGTGGTCGACAATTGACGATACCAGACTTTTCGGCACTCCAGGCTACTTCGCTCTTCGACCCGGCTTATCTGCATTACGAGCGCAATCCATTGAATACGGATGAGGATTAA
- the recJ gene encoding putative single-strand DNA-specific exonuclease RecJ (Evidence 3 : Putative function from multiple computational evidences; PubMedId : 10498723, 10784047, 11085266, 12923078, 1987126, 264988; Product type e : enzyme) codes for MVARVTAAMLIDPSSDLPRPFLDVTASALGRPWRERCGDPGLQALAVTMTQAYGLPDLLARVLVGRGVRPAEADAYLAPRLRDLMPDPSVLVDMEAAVERLAHAVRAREAVAIFGDYDVDGASSVALLADYLRALGVPVRIHIPDRITEGYGPNVGAVTMLREEGAGLLVCVDCGTAGHEPLAAAAALGLDVIVLDHHGAPEELPQTRALVNPNRLDDLSGLGHLCAAGVVFMTLVALARRLRRDGVFATSAEPRLTDFLDLVALATVADVVPLTGLNRAFVVQGLAVMRGRGRPGLAALLDAAGLSEPPEAWHLGFLVGPRINAGGRIGDAGLGARLLATADPMEARRIADELDRLNRERQAIEAQAVAEAEAEMDAHLTRDPDRPVLIAASPEWHPGIVGLIAARLKERFGRPAFAFAVKPDGSAVGSGRSVVGADLGGAVRGAVEAGLAVKGGGHAMAAGVTLPPGGLAAFGESLTHDLVEAVGRARAAEALLIDGTVSAGGATAELVRLIQRAGPFGQGAPEPVMALPRHRIVDAGIVGNGHVRARLVSGDGQAVGAIAFRAAQGPLGVALLGGIGRSFHVAGTLSCDRWRGAERAQVRICDVAPCG; via the coding sequence ATGGTCGCCCGCGTGACCGCCGCCATGCTCATCGATCCGTCCTCGGACCTCCCGCGTCCGTTCCTCGACGTCACCGCCTCGGCGCTCGGGCGGCCGTGGCGCGAGCGCTGCGGCGATCCCGGCCTCCAAGCGCTCGCCGTGACGATGACGCAGGCCTATGGCCTGCCGGATCTGCTCGCGCGCGTCCTCGTCGGGCGCGGCGTGCGGCCGGCGGAGGCGGACGCCTACCTCGCCCCGCGCCTGCGCGACCTGATGCCGGACCCGTCCGTGCTCGTGGATATGGAAGCGGCGGTCGAGCGGCTGGCCCATGCCGTGCGCGCCCGCGAAGCGGTGGCGATCTTCGGCGATTACGACGTCGACGGCGCGTCGAGCGTGGCCCTGCTCGCCGACTATCTCCGGGCGCTCGGTGTGCCGGTGCGCATCCATATTCCCGACCGCATCACGGAAGGGTACGGCCCCAATGTCGGCGCCGTCACGATGCTGCGCGAGGAGGGCGCGGGCCTGCTCGTCTGCGTCGATTGCGGCACCGCCGGCCACGAGCCGCTGGCCGCGGCCGCGGCGCTGGGCCTCGACGTGATCGTGCTCGACCACCACGGTGCGCCGGAGGAGCTTCCGCAGACGCGGGCCCTAGTCAATCCGAACCGTCTCGACGACCTGTCCGGCCTCGGCCATCTCTGCGCGGCGGGCGTCGTCTTCATGACCCTCGTCGCGCTCGCCCGTCGGCTGCGGCGGGACGGCGTCTTCGCAACATCCGCTGAGCCGCGCCTCACCGACTTCCTCGATCTCGTGGCGCTAGCCACCGTCGCCGACGTGGTGCCGCTCACCGGTCTCAACCGGGCCTTCGTCGTCCAGGGACTCGCGGTGATGCGCGGGCGCGGGCGTCCGGGATTGGCAGCGCTGCTCGACGCAGCCGGGCTGAGCGAACCGCCGGAAGCGTGGCATCTCGGCTTTCTCGTCGGGCCGCGCATCAATGCCGGCGGGCGGATCGGCGATGCCGGTCTCGGCGCGCGGCTGCTCGCCACCGCCGACCCGATGGAAGCCCGTCGCATCGCCGACGAACTCGATCGACTCAACCGTGAGCGGCAGGCCATCGAGGCGCAGGCGGTCGCCGAGGCCGAGGCCGAGATGGATGCCCACCTGACCCGCGATCCGGACCGTCCGGTCCTGATCGCCGCCTCGCCCGAATGGCATCCCGGCATCGTCGGCCTCATCGCCGCCCGGCTCAAGGAGCGGTTTGGCCGGCCGGCCTTCGCCTTCGCGGTCAAGCCCGACGGCAGTGCCGTCGGCTCCGGTCGTTCGGTCGTCGGGGCGGATCTCGGCGGTGCCGTGCGCGGCGCGGTCGAGGCGGGGCTCGCGGTGAAGGGCGGCGGGCATGCCATGGCCGCGGGCGTGACCCTCCCGCCCGGAGGCCTCGCCGCCTTCGGGGAGAGCCTCACCCACGATCTCGTCGAGGCCGTCGGCCGGGCCCGTGCCGCCGAGGCGTTGCTGATCGACGGCACCGTGAGTGCCGGAGGCGCGACCGCCGAACTGGTGCGCCTGATCCAGCGGGCCGGACCGTTCGGACAGGGGGCGCCCGAGCCGGTGATGGCCTTGCCCCGCCACCGCATCGTCGATGCCGGCATCGTCGGCAACGGGCATGTCCGCGCCCGCCTCGTCAGCGGTGACGGGCAAGCGGTCGGCGCGATCGCCTTCCGTGCCGCGCAGGGTCCGTTGGGCGTCGCCCTGCTCGGCGGGATCGGGCGGAGCTTCCACGTGGCGGGAACCCTGTCGTGCGACCGCTGGCGCGGGGCGGAGCGGGCCCAGGTCCGAATCTGCGACGTGGCGCCCTGTGGATAG
- the pntB gene encoding pyridine nucleotide transhydrogenase, beta subunit (Evidence 2a : Function from experimental evidences in other organisms; PubMedId : 11004437, 11250201; Product type e : enzyme) — MSENVSSLLYIVAGVLFIMALRGLSHPTTSRQGNLYGMIGMALAVLTTLVGHPPAGLGAWILVLLGLGIGGGAGAVIAKRVPMTAMPQLVAAFHSLVGLAAVAGAAATLYAPQAVGILENGHIHKESLFEMALGAAIGAITFTGSVIAFAKLDGRMSGKPIMLPQRHAINIALGIALVVLIAVFIGNESKLVFWLIVLLSFTLGGLLIIPIGGADMPVVVSMLNSYSGWAAAGIGFTLGNLALIITGSLVGSSGAILSYIMCKAMNRSFISVILGGFGGDSAAAAGGGQVETRPVKQGSADDAAYIMKNAERVIIVPGYGMAVAQAQHSLREMVDLLKKEGVEVKYAIHPVAGRMPGHMNVLLAEANVPYDEVFELEDINGEFPQADVAFVIGANDVTNPAAKTDKASPIYGMPILDVEKAKTVLFIKRGMGSGYAGVENEVFFRDNTMMLFGDAKKVVDSIVKNL, encoded by the coding sequence ATGTCGGAAAACGTCTCATCCCTTCTCTACATCGTCGCCGGCGTCCTGTTCATCATGGCGCTGCGGGGGCTCTCGCACCCCACCACGTCGCGACAGGGTAACCTGTACGGCATGATCGGCATGGCGCTCGCCGTGCTCACGACCCTGGTCGGCCATCCGCCGGCCGGACTCGGCGCCTGGATCCTGGTGCTGCTCGGCCTCGGGATCGGTGGCGGCGCCGGCGCCGTGATCGCCAAGCGGGTGCCGATGACGGCAATGCCGCAGCTCGTCGCGGCCTTCCACTCGCTCGTCGGCCTCGCCGCCGTGGCGGGTGCGGCAGCGACGCTCTACGCCCCCCAGGCAGTCGGCATCCTCGAGAACGGCCACATCCACAAGGAGTCGCTGTTCGAGATGGCGCTGGGCGCGGCGATCGGCGCGATCACTTTCACCGGTTCGGTCATCGCCTTCGCCAAGCTCGACGGGCGCATGTCCGGCAAGCCGATCATGCTGCCGCAGCGGCACGCCATCAACATCGCGCTGGGTATCGCCCTGGTGGTGCTGATCGCCGTGTTCATCGGCAACGAGAGCAAGCTGGTCTTCTGGCTGATCGTGCTCCTGTCGTTCACCCTCGGCGGGCTGCTTATCATCCCGATCGGCGGCGCGGACATGCCCGTCGTCGTCTCGATGCTGAACTCCTACTCGGGTTGGGCGGCGGCCGGCATCGGCTTCACCCTGGGCAACCTCGCGCTCATCATCACGGGTTCGCTGGTCGGCTCCTCGGGTGCGATCCTGTCCTACATCATGTGCAAGGCGATGAACCGGTCGTTCATCTCGGTCATCCTCGGCGGCTTCGGCGGTGATTCCGCTGCGGCGGCCGGTGGCGGCCAGGTCGAGACGCGCCCCGTCAAGCAGGGCTCGGCCGACGACGCGGCCTACATCATGAAGAACGCCGAGCGCGTCATCATCGTGCCGGGCTACGGCATGGCGGTCGCCCAGGCTCAGCACAGCCTTCGCGAGATGGTGGACCTGCTGAAGAAGGAAGGCGTGGAGGTGAAGTACGCCATCCACCCGGTGGCGGGCCGCATGCCGGGGCACATGAACGTGCTCCTGGCCGAAGCCAACGTGCCCTACGACGAGGTGTTCGAGCTGGAAGACATCAACGGCGAGTTCCCGCAGGCCGACGTGGCCTTCGTGATCGGCGCCAACGACGTCACCAACCCGGCTGCCAAGACCGACAAGGCCTCGCCGATCTACGGCATGCCGATCCTCGACGTGGAGAAGGCCAAGACCGTCCTCTTCATCAAGCGCGGCATGGGTTCGGGCTATGCCGGCGTCGAGAACGAGGTGTTCTTCCGCGACAACACGATGATGCTGTTCGGAGACGCCAAGAAGGTCGTGGACTCGATCGTCAAGAACCTCTGA
- a CDS encoding protein of unknown function, putative membrane protein (Evidence 5 : Unknown function), producing MADTKTLTGLHYSPAMDEKTHEQTYRGFVRFVEIGTVTVLCWVTALAIGGVHEAWVTAIIGVLVSWVAAAVGAFVPAIGWKAQAFVFAALLAILFLS from the coding sequence ATGGCGGACACGAAGACCCTCACCGGCCTGCACTACAGCCCGGCGATGGACGAGAAGACCCACGAGCAGACCTATCGGGGCTTCGTCCGCTTCGTCGAAATCGGTACCGTCACGGTGTTGTGCTGGGTGACGGCTCTCGCCATCGGCGGCGTGCACGAGGCGTGGGTGACCGCGATCATCGGCGTGCTGGTCTCCTGGGTGGCCGCGGCCGTCGGTGCCTTCGTCCCCGCCATCGGCTGGAAGGCCCAAGCCTTCGTTTTCGCCGCACTCCTCGCGATTCTCTTCCTCAGCTGA
- a CDS encoding conserved protein of unknown function (Evidence 4 : Unknown function but conserved in other organisms) produces MAETDREANRFTARASRYASVGANVGGVAARMAAARLFGGKDGASLNNAAALAQALGGLKGPIMKVAQLLATVPDLLPPEYAAELQKLQADAPPMGAAFVKRRMMAELGADWQSRFGSFDLKPAAAASLGQVHRAQSRDGAPLACKLQYPDMQSAVEADLKQLQVAFALHRRMNSWLDTSEIAKEIGARVREELDYGREAKHAALYGDVLKDIDSVRVPAVHSDLSTKRLLTLGWLDGEKILNFTQSPIEIRNRLAQAMFRAWWHPFSRAAVIHGDPHLGNYTVFSEGGEAQGINLLDYGCVRIFHPRFVGGVVDLYRGLLEDDRARVVHAYEVWGFKKLDNETIDILNIWARFIYGPLLEDRTRTVADGIDPGAYGRREAFSVHQALKEKGPVTVPQEFVFMDRAAVGLGAVFLHLRSELNYHQLFEAEIECFSLDTLSERQGAALAAVGLPDPA; encoded by the coding sequence ATGGCCGAGACCGACCGCGAAGCCAACCGCTTCACCGCCCGCGCGAGCCGCTATGCCAGCGTCGGCGCCAATGTCGGAGGGGTGGCCGCGCGGATGGCGGCGGCGCGCTTGTTCGGCGGCAAGGACGGCGCGAGCCTGAACAACGCGGCGGCTCTGGCCCAGGCGCTCGGCGGCCTCAAGGGGCCGATCATGAAGGTGGCGCAGTTGCTCGCCACCGTGCCGGACCTGCTGCCTCCGGAATACGCGGCCGAATTGCAGAAGCTTCAGGCCGACGCGCCTCCGATGGGCGCGGCCTTCGTCAAGCGCCGGATGATGGCCGAACTCGGCGCCGACTGGCAGAGCCGCTTCGGCAGCTTCGATCTCAAGCCGGCCGCCGCCGCCTCGCTCGGGCAGGTCCACCGCGCTCAGTCACGCGACGGCGCGCCGCTCGCATGCAAGCTCCAGTATCCTGACATGCAATCGGCAGTCGAAGCTGACCTCAAGCAGCTTCAGGTCGCCTTCGCGCTCCACCGGCGCATGAATTCCTGGCTCGACACCTCCGAGATCGCCAAGGAAATCGGCGCGCGGGTGCGCGAGGAACTCGATTACGGCCGCGAGGCCAAGCACGCGGCCCTTTATGGCGACGTGCTCAAGGACATCGATTCCGTGCGGGTGCCTGCGGTGCATTCCGATCTGTCGACGAAGCGTCTCCTCACCCTGGGCTGGCTCGACGGCGAGAAGATCCTGAACTTCACCCAGAGCCCGATCGAGATCCGCAACCGACTCGCGCAAGCGATGTTCCGGGCCTGGTGGCATCCGTTCAGCCGCGCCGCGGTGATCCACGGCGATCCGCATCTCGGCAATTACACCGTCTTCTCCGAGGGCGGCGAAGCGCAGGGCATCAACCTGCTCGATTATGGCTGCGTGCGCATCTTCCATCCCCGCTTCGTCGGCGGTGTGGTCGATCTCTACCGCGGCCTGCTGGAAGACGATCGCGCGCGGGTTGTCCACGCCTACGAAGTCTGGGGCTTCAAGAAGCTCGACAACGAAACCATCGACATCCTCAACATCTGGGCCCGGTTCATCTACGGCCCGCTCTTGGAGGATCGCACCCGCACCGTCGCCGATGGGATCGATCCGGGTGCCTACGGACGGCGCGAGGCGTTTTCCGTGCATCAGGCGCTGAAGGAGAAGGGACCGGTCACGGTTCCGCAGGAATTCGTGTTCATGGATCGGGCCGCGGTCGGGCTCGGCGCGGTGTTCCTGCACCTGCGCTCCGAACTGAATTACCACCAACTGTTCGAAGCCGAGATCGAGTGCTTCTCGCTCGACACGCTTTCCGAGCGGCAGGGGGCGGCGCTGGCCGCGGTCGGATTGCCCGATCCGGCGTGA
- the doc gene encoding Death-on-curing family protein (Evidence 2b : Function from indirect experimental evidences (e.g. phenotypes); PubMedId : 12749835, 8411153, 9157244; Product type h : extrachromosomal origin), producing the protein MSEIVWLTSDLVQAIHAQQLKLFGGPPGLRDEGALESALGRPINRAGYGEPDLAELAAAYAFGIAKNHPFVDGNKRAALLAFVTFLGLNEIDFFVAEAEVVLMIRGLAAGEIDESGFTRWIRDNWPKT; encoded by the coding sequence GTGAGTGAAATCGTCTGGCTTACGAGCGATCTCGTCCAGGCCATCCATGCACAGCAGCTCAAGCTTTTCGGCGGGCCGCCGGGCCTGCGCGACGAGGGTGCACTCGAATCGGCCCTCGGCCGACCCATCAACCGCGCTGGCTATGGCGAGCCAGATCTAGCCGAACTCGCCGCAGCCTACGCCTTCGGCATCGCCAAGAACCATCCCTTCGTCGACGGCAACAAGCGCGCGGCGCTGCTGGCGTTCGTGACCTTCCTCGGCCTGAACGAAATTGACTTCTTCGTTGCCGAAGCGGAGGTGGTGCTGATGATCCGGGGTCTCGCCGCGGGCGAAATTGACGAATCTGGCTTCACCCGCTGGATCCGTGACAACTGGCCGAAGACCTGA
- a CDS encoding conserved protein of unknown function (Evidence 4 : Unknown function but conserved in other organisms) has translation MKLEIKRIGNSTGLILPKELVGRLKLEQGDWLHVTENADGTLHLSPYDPTFEKGMKIAEKAMKTYRNALAELAK, from the coding sequence ATGAAGCTTGAAATCAAGCGCATCGGAAATTCGACCGGTCTGATCCTGCCGAAGGAACTCGTCGGCAGGCTCAAGCTGGAGCAAGGCGACTGGCTGCACGTGACCGAGAACGCCGACGGCACGCTGCATCTCTCACCCTACGACCCGACCTTCGAGAAGGGTATGAAGATCGCCGAGAAGGCGATGAAAACCTATCGGAACGCGCTCGCCGAACTTGCGAAGTGA
- a CDS encoding putative oligoendopeptidase F (Evidence 3 : Putative function from multiple computational evidences; PubMedId : 9209029; Product type e : enzyme), protein MSSRAVFAALSPDLPREAEELAAVRGAIQAADLGVLPEWDLTDLYPSMDAPAFREDLDRAEAESRAFAERYAGRIAEIAAGPDASSVLGEAVQTFERIEDLMGRLMSYAGLVYSGDTTDETRAKFYGDTRERLTTASGDLLFFGLELNRVEDAVLDAAMADGPLAHYRPWIEDLRREKPHQLDDRTEKLFLDKSVTSNAAWDRLFNETIASLRFSVQGERMTLEPTLNKLVDSDGAVRQEAAQALGETLRANLRIFTLITNTLAKDKEISDRWRGFKDVADARHLSNRVEPEVVAAMVEAVRAAYPRLSHRYYRLKAKWFGVEALPYWDRNAPLPKVEQRTIPWAQARDTVLEAYDAFSPDMAGIAKKFFDGGWIDAPTRPGKAPGAFAHPTVPSAHPYVLVNYQGKPRDVMTLAHELGHGVHQVLAAPNGALMAPTPLTLAETASVFGEMLTFQRLLGQTTDLTQRRAMLAAKVEDMINTVVRQIAFYSFERKVHLARAKGELTAEQINELWMSVQSESLGPAITLDKGYEPFWAYIPHFIHSPFYVYAYAFGDCLVNSLYGVYARAEPGFVERYFALLSAGGSKPYGELLKPFGLDASDPGFWQIGLGMIEGMIAELEAMEAA, encoded by the coding sequence ATGTCGAGCCGAGCCGTTTTCGCCGCCCTGTCGCCGGACCTGCCGAGAGAGGCTGAGGAACTCGCGGCGGTGCGCGGCGCGATCCAGGCGGCCGATCTCGGCGTGCTGCCGGAATGGGACCTCACCGACCTCTATCCGAGCATGGACGCGCCGGCCTTCCGCGAGGATCTCGACCGGGCCGAGGCCGAGAGCCGCGCTTTCGCTGAACGTTATGCGGGCCGGATTGCCGAGATCGCGGCCGGGCCGGATGCCTCGTCCGTCCTCGGCGAGGCGGTGCAGACCTTCGAGCGGATCGAGGATCTGATGGGGCGGCTGATGTCCTATGCCGGTCTCGTCTATTCCGGCGATACGACGGATGAGACCCGCGCCAAGTTCTACGGCGACACCCGCGAGCGGCTGACCACGGCCTCGGGTGACCTGCTGTTCTTCGGCCTGGAATTGAACCGCGTCGAGGATGCGGTGCTCGACGCGGCGATGGCGGACGGGCCGCTGGCCCATTACCGCCCCTGGATCGAGGATCTGCGGCGCGAGAAGCCACACCAGCTCGACGACCGGACGGAAAAGCTGTTCCTCGACAAGTCGGTGACCTCGAACGCCGCCTGGGACCGGCTCTTCAACGAGACGATCGCTTCTCTGCGCTTCTCGGTTCAGGGCGAGCGCATGACGCTGGAGCCGACGCTCAACAAGCTCGTCGATTCGGACGGGGCGGTGCGCCAGGAGGCGGCGCAGGCACTCGGCGAGACCCTGCGGGCGAATCTGCGCATCTTCACGCTGATCACCAACACGCTGGCCAAGGACAAGGAGATCTCCGACCGCTGGCGCGGCTTCAAGGACGTGGCCGATGCCCGCCACCTCTCGAATCGCGTCGAGCCGGAGGTCGTGGCCGCCATGGTCGAGGCCGTGCGCGCGGCCTATCCGCGGCTCTCGCACCGCTATTACCGGCTCAAGGCCAAGTGGTTCGGCGTCGAGGCGCTGCCCTACTGGGACCGCAACGCGCCGCTGCCGAAGGTCGAGCAGCGCACGATTCCCTGGGCCCAGGCCCGTGACACGGTGCTGGAGGCCTACGACGCCTTCTCGCCGGATATGGCCGGCATCGCCAAAAAGTTCTTCGACGGCGGCTGGATCGATGCGCCAACCCGGCCCGGCAAGGCACCCGGCGCCTTCGCGCATCCGACCGTGCCCTCGGCTCACCCCTACGTGCTGGTGAATTACCAGGGCAAGCCGCGCGACGTGATGACTCTCGCGCACGAACTCGGCCACGGCGTGCATCAGGTGCTCGCCGCCCCCAACGGCGCGCTGATGGCGCCGACCCCGCTGACGCTGGCCGAGACCGCAAGCGTGTTCGGCGAGATGCTGACCTTCCAGCGGCTGCTGGGCCAGACCACGGACCTGACCCAGCGCCGGGCGATGCTCGCGGCCAAGGTCGAGGACATGATCAACACGGTGGTGCGCCAGATCGCGTTCTACTCATTCGAGCGGAAGGTCCACCTCGCCCGCGCCAAGGGCGAGCTGACGGCCGAGCAGATCAACGAGCTCTGGATGTCGGTGCAGTCCGAGAGCCTCGGCCCGGCGATCACCCTCGACAAGGGTTACGAGCCGTTCTGGGCCTACATCCCGCACTTCATCCACTCGCCGTTCTACGTCTACGCCTACGCGTTCGGCGACTGTCTCGTGAACTCGCTCTACGGCGTCTACGCCCGCGCCGAGCCCGGCTTCGTCGAGCGCTACTTCGCCCTGCTCTCGGCCGGCGGCTCGAAGCCCTACGGCGAGTTGCTGAAGCCGTTCGGACTCGACGCCAGCGATCCCGGCTTCTGGCAGATCGGGCTAGGGATGATCGAGGGGATGATCGCGGAGCTGGAGGCGATGGAGGCTGCCTAG
- a CDS encoding two-component sigma-54 specific transcriptional regulator, Fis subfamily; with N-terminal response receiver, GAF and putative ATPase domains (Evidence 2b : Function from indirect experimental evidences (e.g. phenotypes); PubMedId : 11064198, 11158352, 2520824, 9287006; Product type r : regulator), translating into MSTTVLIIDDDPVQRRLAEAMVRRLGFQAQIAENGHDGLNFLRSGESVDVVLLDLVMPGGMDGLSVLAEMRKSGIDTPVIVQTSNGSIDAVVNAMRAGAVDFVVKPAGAERLQVSIKNALRVDQLEEEVRRMRRRASGALGFKDLASKSPDMERVIRLAERSAKSNIPVLIEGESGVGKEVLARAIQGSGDRRGKAFVTVNCGAIPENLVESTLFGHEKGAFTGATEKHVGKFVEASGGTLFLDEIGELPLDAQVKLLRALQEGEVDPVGGKRAVRVDIRLISATNRSLLDLVKQGKFREDLYYRLNVFPMTLPPLRARREDIPDLVRSFCARFAAEEGKRLRGITAEAMALLSRYPWPGNVRQLENALFRAVVLADGDELTVAEFPQIAAQVEGFDVRIPPLPTQAALPAGGLEPVREIVRVEVRDPHAMSLVVEDTGDMKTMEAVEAEVIRFALQFYRGRMSEVSRRLGIGRSTLYRKLKELGLDDEERSEDAA; encoded by the coding sequence ATGTCGACCACCGTTCTCATCATCGACGACGATCCCGTGCAGCGTCGCCTCGCCGAGGCAATGGTGCGCCGCCTCGGTTTCCAGGCACAGATTGCGGAGAACGGCCATGACGGGTTGAACTTCCTGCGCAGCGGCGAGAGCGTCGATGTCGTGCTGCTCGATCTCGTCATGCCCGGCGGCATGGACGGGCTGAGCGTGCTCGCCGAGATGCGCAAGAGCGGCATCGACACGCCTGTCATCGTGCAGACCTCGAACGGCTCCATCGACGCGGTGGTGAACGCCATGCGGGCGGGCGCCGTCGATTTCGTGGTCAAGCCGGCCGGTGCCGAGCGGCTCCAGGTCTCGATCAAGAATGCCCTGCGGGTCGATCAGCTCGAGGAGGAGGTGCGCCGGATGCGCCGTCGCGCCTCGGGCGCGCTGGGCTTCAAGGATCTCGCCTCGAAGAGCCCGGACATGGAGCGGGTGATTCGGCTGGCCGAACGGTCGGCGAAATCGAACATTCCCGTCCTGATTGAGGGCGAATCAGGCGTTGGCAAGGAAGTGCTGGCGCGCGCGATCCAAGGCTCAGGCGACCGGCGCGGCAAGGCCTTCGTCACCGTCAATTGCGGGGCGATCCCCGAGAACCTCGTCGAATCGACCCTGTTCGGTCACGAGAAGGGCGCCTTCACCGGCGCCACGGAGAAGCATGTCGGCAAGTTCGTCGAGGCCTCGGGGGGCACGCTGTTCCTCGACGAGATCGGCGAGCTGCCCCTCGACGCACAGGTGAAGCTGCTGCGGGCGCTGCAGGAGGGCGAGGTCGATCCCGTCGGCGGCAAGCGCGCCGTGCGCGTCGATATCCGCCTGATCTCGGCCACCAACCGCTCGCTGCTCGACCTCGTGAAACAGGGCAAGTTCCGCGAGGATCTCTATTACCGCCTCAACGTCTTCCCCATGACGCTGCCGCCGCTGCGGGCGCGGCGCGAGGACATTCCGGATCTCGTGCGCTCGTTCTGCGCGCGGTTCGCGGCGGAAGAGGGCAAACGCCTGCGCGGCATCACGGCCGAGGCGATGGCGTTGCTCTCGCGCTATCCCTGGCCCGGCAACGTGCGCCAGCTCGAGAATGCGCTGTTCCGTGCGGTCGTGCTCGCCGACGGCGACGAACTGACGGTGGCGGAGTTTCCGCAGATCGCGGCGCAGGTCGAGGGCTTCGACGTCCGCATCCCGCCGCTGCCGACACAGGCCGCCCTGCCCGCGGGCGGCCTCGAGCCGGTGCGGGAGATCGTCCGCGTCGAGGTGCGCGATCCCCACGCCATGTCGCTCGTCGTCGAGGACACCGGCGACATGAAGACGATGGAAGCGGTCGAGGCGGAGGTGATCCGCTTCGCCCTGCAATTTTACCGCGGCCGAATGTCCGAAGTCTCCCGCCGCCTCGGAATCGGCCGATCGACCCTCTACCGCAAACTCAAGGAGCTCGGCCTCGACGACGAGGAGCGTTCCGAGGACGCCGCCTGA